The following DNA comes from Paenibacillus crassostreae.
AATATCAGATCGTAACGATGTTAAACTCGTACTAGATACGATCGACCAGTGGACAAGAAAAAGAGACGTATCAGAAGCCGTGCTCCATTCGGATCAAGGTTTCCAATATACGTCTCAAGTGTACAACACACGACTAGAAGCATTCAGCGTCAAAGGCAGCCACTCTCGCAAAGCAACCTGCCTGGATAACGCGTGCATCGAATCCTTCTTTTCGCATCTCAAAACAGAGAAGTTGTATCTTCTCCAGTGTAAGTCAGAAGCCGAGATACATCAAGCCGTTGAAGATTATATCTACTTTTATAACTATCAACGGTTTCAGGCTAAACTCAAACAACGCGCGCCGATTGAGTATCGGCACGCGCTGGCTGCATAGTTTTTTCATCTGTCTACTTGACAGGGGTATGACCAAACCCTAGCGGGTTTATTCTTTCTTAGTGTTTTCCTTTTTTTTATCATTCGATTTTCTCCCTCACACTACAGAGATTATTTAGTGGAGGAATTTGAGATGTATTGATCCAGGGTAATGAGGGAGTTCCATATTTATTGCGCTGAAGTGGTATTTTTGTAATCATCTGGCTCATAGAACTCTGATATTCTGTCAACAATCTAATATTTTCTTGTAAATTACGCGCTGTGATTTCTGAATGGGCAGATACGTCCGCTATACTACTAAGTATTCGAGCAAGCGCATGCTGGCTGAGGGCAATTGCATTTATAAGAGCTATTTTTGCATCGTTTTGTTTACTTATATAACTCATAATCCCAGATCTCCTTGATCATCACCACTACCAAAGAAACCATTCAAATCACCACTTTCTTCACCCACATCTCCTACATTTAATACCGCCTTCAGGTTATTATTCATTCCTTTCTCTACCTTGGTCAATCCATGAATTAGTTCAACAATCTGTCCATGTATTTGTAGAGATTCGTGAAGCTGTTTTTCATGACTGATAAGCGAATTTGAGTTTATAAGATTCAATGTCCAGTTACGAATCTTTTCAGCTTCAACCGCTTTAGCTTCCAGAATCTTCGAAATATCAAAATGTATTCTGGAAGTTGCTTCAAGCATCATTAAAAAGTCATGTTCTCTACTCATTTATGTCCTCCCTCAGTATAGTTCTCACTATTCTTCCTCATGACTTTCCTGATTTCCCAATTCTTTAATTACATAATTCAAATTGGTGGCTAATGATTCCTCTAAGTCTGCAAGACCAAATAGGTAGGAGATAATGCTTTTATTAACTTCTCTAGTATGATTTATTATTGTAGTGATACCTTCAAACTCCACTTTAGAATCCGGCAAATTATGAATGATCTGAGCCATATGAGCAGCCATCTGACGTTCAGCATCTAAGACCCTTGCCATTTGTTGCTGAGAATTTGACATATGATGTATCATTCCGTCGATTTTGGATTGCAAGGAAATACCTCCTAATTAATAATGAATTAAGCCCCGACTTCAATATCATATGCTCTCAGCGTGTGGACAGTTACGAAAATACGCAACTCGATTTGCTACTCAAGTAGAAACGGCTATGCCGTCCTTTTTCAAAGACGGCATCCGTTTCAGCGGAAATATAATGATAAAAGTATCAAGAATCAATTTCATAATTACGCAACCCGATTAGCTGCATCGGCGATTATGAAATTGATTCAAGTGAAACTTATACTTTCTTATATTTCAAAAAACTCCTTTACTATTAATGAAGTAAAGGAGTTTTAGATCCTCATTCAATTCTAAGCCTAAGGTGCTGTACCAACAGCTATCCAAGATAAAAACCCCATTGACTGAGAACCTTCAGGACGCCGAATAACTTCTAAAATTGCATAATCTACTTCCTGAGATTTCAGTGATGCGTAGAAATCAGGATGATTACACATGGCAACAATCACATAGTGAATATTTATGAATGGCTCTTCCAGAGAGACCGGGACTACTATACTACTTTCTTCGTCATTGAACATAAATGGTGTCATGCCGTACTGTTGCAAAGAAGGCTTCTCAGATCTACTATATACAGGTTTGAAAGCGAGATGTTCAAAATTAACAGCATTTGACGATAGATGTGTCCCTTGAATAGCAGCCTCCTGCACGTGATCCATACCCACTGCACCCTGAGCCAAATGCCATCCCTGTACGCTCTCCGCTTGTAGATTCTCTGTCGCGACCGCTCCTACTTGCAATGCCGTACTTCCTACTGCTGATGCTGCGATGTGATTGGTACCTATGGCTCCTGGAGCGATATGCCACTCTTGCACGCTAAGCGCTCGTATATGTTTCGAAGCGACCGTCTCCGCCTGCAGTGCCTTGATTCCTACGGATTCTGCCCCGATCTTTGATGCCGTTATCGCTCCATCTTGCAACGACGCACTGCTTACTGCTGATGTCGCGATATGATTAGTACCTATGACTCCTGGAGCGATGTGCCATTCTTGAACACTTGCTGCTTGGATGTGCTCCGAGGTAACTGCACCTGCCTTCAGCGCTTTGCTTCCTACCGCTTCCGCGTCAAGCTTCGCTGCTGTTATCGAGCCATCTTGTAGCTCCTCGCTACCCACAGATGATGCCGCCAAATGGCTACTACGTACCGCACCTTCCGCGATATGCCATTCCTGCACGCTATCCGCTTGTAGATGCTCCTCCGCTACTGCTCCTGACTGTAGCGCTGAGCTCCCAACGCTTTCTGCACCAAGTTTGGCTGCTGTTACGGCTCCATCTTGCAACAACGCACTGCCTATTGCTGATGTCGCGATATGATTGGTGCCTATGATTCCTGGAGCGATGTGCCATTCGTGCACACTTTCCGTTTGCAAGTGCTCCGAGGTAACTGCACCTGCCTTCAATGCCGCACTACCTACAGCCTCTGCTTCTAACTTCGTCGCAGTCACCGCACCATCTTGAAGTTCTTCGTGACCTACTACAGACGCAGGTAAATGGCTTCTGCCTATGGCTCTTGGTGCGATGTGCCACCCTTGCACACTTTCTGCTTGTAGGTGCTTCAAGGTAACTGCACCTGCCTTCAGCGCTTCGCTTCCTACCGCTTCCGCGTCAAGCTTCGCTGCTGTTACCGAGCCATCTTGTAGCTCCTCGCTACCCACAGATGATGCCGCTAAATGGCTATTACGTACCGCATCCTCCGCAATATGCCACTCTTGCACACTTTCCGCTTGAAGGTGTTCCTCAGTAACTGCTCCTAATTGCAGCGCAGAGCTTCCTACGGCTTCTGCACCAAGTTTGGCTGCTGTTACGGCTCCATCTTGCAACGCCACACTGCCTATTGCTGATGTTGCGATATGATTGGTGCCTATGATTCCTGGAGCGATGTGCCATTCTTGCACACTTTCTGCTTGCAAGTGCTCTGAGGTAACTGCACCTGCCTTCAATTTCTCGCTTCCTACGGACTCCGGAGCCAAGTGCCTTGTGCCTATTGCCTCCGTTGCAATATGCCACTCCTTCACACTATCTGATTGCAAATGCTCCGAGGTAACTGCACCTGCCTTCAGCGCTTCACTTCCTACCGCTTCAGCATCAAGCTTCGCTGCTGTTACCACTCCATCTTGTAGTTCTTTGCTACCCACAGATGACGCTGCCAAATGGCTACTACGTACCGTATTCGGTGCGATGTGCCACTCCTGCACACTTTCTGTTTGCAAGTGCTTCGAGGTAATTGCACCTGCCTTCAGTTCCGCACTTCCTACTGCTTCCGCATCAAGCTTCGCTGATGTTACGGTTCCATCTTGTAGCTCCTTCCTACCCACAGACGATGCTGCCAAATGACTACTACGTACCGCACCCGGTGCGATGTGCCACTCCTGCACGCTTTCTGCTTGAATATGCTCCTGCGCTACTGAACCTAACTGTAGCGCTGAGCTTCCTACCGCTTCTGCACCAAGTTTAGATGCAGTTACAGCCCCATCTTGCAACTTCGCACTGTCTACAGTTGATGTTGCGAGATGATTGGCACCTATGACTCCTGGAGCAATATGCCACTCCTTCACACTTTCTGTTTGCAAGTGCTTCGAGGTAACTGCACCTGCCTTCAGTGCCGTACTTCCAACGGCCTCTACGTCTATCTTCGACTCAGTCACCGCACCATCTTGTATCTCTTCGCTACCTACTACAGATGCAGGCAACCGGCTTCTTCCTATGGCTCCCGGTGCGATGTGCCATTCTTGCACGCTTTCTGCTTGAATGTGCTCCGAGGTAACTGCACCTGCCCTCAGTGCCGAGCTTCCTACCGCTTCCGCATCAAGCTTTGCTGCTGTTACCGCTCCATCTTGCAGCTCCTTCCTACCCACAGATGACGCAGCCAAATGGCGACTACGTACCGCATCCGGTGCGATATGCCACTCCTGAATACTTTCACCTTGTATATGTTCCTCGGCTACTGCGCCTAATTGCAACTCTGAGCTCCCTACGGATTCAGCACTAAGTTTTGCTTGTGTTACGGCTCCATCTTGAAGCACCACACTGCTCACTGCTGATGCACTGATACTGGTTTCTGTCACTGCACCTTTTGCTAAAGCATTGTTTCCTACTGCCCCTTTCGAGATATGCTCAGTTAAGATAGCTTCCGATGCAATCTTCGCAGAACTGATACAGCCGTCTGCAAATTTAGATGATGTCACCGATAAGTCCTGAATTTTATCTGTTGAGACACTTTCAGGTGATAGCTTAAGCGAGGTTACCGCATAGTCGCCTAAATGTTGTGAGAACACAATTCCATGTCCTAACTGCTCTGTCTTAACACTACCCCATGATAGTTTCCCTTCCGTTACAGATCGATCTTTCAAGTTTACACTATCCACACTTCCATCCTGTAAATGTTGGCTAGATATCGTGTTATCAGCAATATGAAAGGAATGAACAGCATTTTTTTGTAACTCTGTTGAGCCAATACTGTTGATTGCAATATGCTCATTAGTTACAGTCTTTGGTGCAATATGTTTTGAAATCACAGCCTGATCTTCTATTGCTTGACTTCCAATTGCTCCTGAACTTATTTTGGCAAACGTCACGCTTTTATCGGCAAGCTTCTCATTCGTTATCGCACCTTCTTGAACATGACGAGTTCCAACTGTGTCATCTGAAATATGTCTACTCTCAATGGAGTAATGGTCAATTTTATCGGAAGTAACCGCATGATCTTCTAGATGTAACTTCGCAATACTCGCTACATCAATATGTTCGCCTCTAATGGCTCTTGGACGAATATGACCCGTATTAATAACATTAGGTCCAACATGAATCTCTTGGATTGCTGATTTAGCGATATGCCTTGCCATAACCGCTTCATTTACAATTTTTTGCGGAAGAATACTCTGATCTGCGATTTTGGATGCTGTTATGGTCTGCTCCACGATATGATTCGTACTCACCGATTGCTCTGCCAGCTTGGTAGAACCAATGCTTTGGTCAGCGATGTGTCTGTTGGTAACTTCTCCTGGCCCGATTTGATTCCCGCTTAAGATTACTTCTGCTAAATGTAGTGCTGTGATAGCATTATGAGCTAGAATTTCTGAGGTTACAGCTCCTTGTTGCAAATGAATACTTTCAATAGAATCCGGAGCGATATGGCCTGATCCAACAATCTTAGATGCTAATTGCTCCTTGCCAATGGCTTCATATGCGATATGTTCTGCAGTTACGGATCGTTTACTTAAATGACGACCTTCAATCGTTTTGTCCTTTAACTTATCACCGGTTATTTCCCCAGTCCGAATCTTTGAAGATGTGACTGCACCTTCACTAAGCTTGGAAGTCGTAATAGAATCATTCATTAAGTGGTGGTCATGTATACTGGAACTAGCAATTTTGCTAGTTGTCACGGACTGATCCTGAAGCATTTCACTAGAAATAAATAATCGACTAAGATGGCGTAGACTTATTGAACCATCTGCTATCTTGCTCGCGTCAATGCTCTTATCGGCTAATTTGACTGAGGTGATACTCCCATCCATCATTTTATCCTCATCAATGGAACGATCACGGATTTTTTCACCCGTAATAGCGCTATCTGCAATATGATCCTCTCTAATCGAGTCTAACGCAATTTTGGATGAATTAACTGAACCGTCTGCTAGCTGAATATGAGTCACCGCATAGTCTGCCATGTGCTCACTTTCGATGATCCCCAGCTGTAGTTTGGAACTATCTATTGCTCTAGCTGCTATTTTGTCACCTGTCACAGCCGCATAACTAAGGTCGTCTGTATATATGAAAGCATGCGGGGAACTCGGCATTTTTTTCTCTGCCATAATCCGTTCTAGATAATCTACAGCTTCGATGTTTACATCCTTGTCTATTTCCTTGTTTATCTCAGCTTCTAATTCGTCAATATCATTCAAGGATTCGAAATTCGGGGTGGGAGTAATGGAGAGAGCAGCATCAGTGTGAACATCATATATAGGGACCTCCGTTGCTAAGGAATTTATGTTTGCTTCTTTTTTCTTTTCTTCTGACCGATTGGATCTACTCATTAAATCCAGTTCTTGTATTTCAGGATTATCCACATAATATAAACGCTTACTGACTTTCGATGGATTGTTTTTCACCTTTTTTTTCAATGTTGTCGCTCCTCCCTGACGTAACGATCTCCAGTATTCTATGCGGACAGCTAGGCTGATGCCACCATATTAAATGAAAATAGGCACTACCTTACGACAAACAAGAGGTGACTGATATACCAAGGACTATCGCACTCAGATTGGCAATCTATCTTGATTTAACCTCGAATCTATGTCAATATATTGCAGAGCGCTTACGAAGCATCTCTGAAGGGAGTAAGACCATGGCAAAGAGAATTTTACGGCTAATGACGGAGCTCTCCTCAAGAAAATCGATATCCCGAATCATGGGACACTTTTCCCACAGTAGAATTAGCCGTTACGTCATACCAATGTTTATACGAAACTATCAAATTCCCGTATCCGAAGCAGAAAAAAATATAGATGAATATCATTCTCTTAACGCATTTTTTACACGTCGTTTGAAACCTGGCATGAGACCTATTGATTCACAGGAACATTCACTATCTAGTCCAGTGGATGCACGAATCACAGCTATGGGTACAATATCTTCAGGGACTATACTGAATGTAAAAGGGCAGAATTATACTGTAGAAGAAATTCTCCATCATTCTCCACATCTCGAATTATACAAACATGGCTATGTATTTGTTCTCTACTTAAGTCCAACTGATTATCATCGTATCCATTCACCTGTGACTGGCGTGAAGAGGGAGAGTGAACATATTAAAGGCCGTGTCTACCCAGTGAATGATTTCGGTATGACACATATGCCATATGTGCTATGTCGTAATGAAAGGCTTATTACATACATTCAACACTCCTTAGGAGAAGTCGCTGTCGTTAAAGTAGGGGCAATGAACGTGAGCAGTATTCAGTATACCGATGAGTCTGTAAACAAATGGAATAAAGGTGATGATCTTGCTTATTTCGAATTCGGGTCTACCGTGGTTCTTCTGATAGAAAATGGTACATTTACGCCGCGAGAAGATCTTAAACCAGGAGATTCAGTACGAATGGGGCAATCGTTGGGGGAACTTCATTCTTCAAAACAGAAAGGTAATATCTAGTAGAAACGGCTAGTCATCCTTAAAAATAAGGGTAACCTAGCCGTTTTTACTTGTATAAATAATACAGAATTATTCGCTGGAACCAACGAGTAGGTAATACATATTTGGCAACCATCGTTAACGTTGTTCCTTTGGGGATTCGATAGCGAAAACCTGGCGATGGGATGGTGGCAATCTTCGCGATAAGTAAAGCGACATCCATAGGATCACCACCACTTGTTGCACTACGTTGTGAATATTGAAGAATACGATCAAGTAATCCTTTATAGGGTGAGGTAGAGATTGATTTTAATTGTGAAAAACTCTTCCCCCAGATAGGTGTTCCATAAGCTCCCGGTTCAACCAATACGACATCAATCCCGAACTGTTTCACTTCCATAGCGAGGCATTCACTGAATCCTTCTAGAGCAAATTTAGATGATGCATATGGGCCAAAACCAGGAAATCCAACTCCCCCACTAATACTACTCATCTGAATAAT
Coding sequences within:
- a CDS encoding SDR family oxidoreductase → MDNTIDGIAFVTGCSSGFGLLISVELARKGFTVLSGMRRLEDKDSLIRAACMAGVESSIHVVELDVMNEEQVHEVVQQIQEQYGRLDLLVNNAGSAYGGMIEEVPLSVWRQQFEVNFMGMVSVTQAVLPLMREGNGGRIIQMSSISGGVGFPGFGPYASSKFALEGFSECLAMEVKQFGIDVVLVEPGAYGTPIWGKSFSQLKSISTSPYKGLLDRILQYSQRSATSGGDPMDVALLIAKIATIPSPGFRYRIPKGTTLTMVAKYVLPTRWFQRIILYYLYK
- a CDS encoding nucleoside-diphosphate sugar epimerase, which encodes MQSKIDGMIHHMSNSQQQMARVLDAERQMAAHMAQIIHNLPDSKVEFEGITTIINHTREVNKSIISYLFGLADLEESLATNLNYVIKELGNQESHEEE
- the asd gene encoding archaetidylserine decarboxylase (Phosphatidylserine decarboxylase is synthesized as a single chain precursor. Generation of the pyruvoyl active site from a Ser is coupled to cleavage of a Gly-Ser bond between the larger (beta) and smaller (alpha chains). It is an integral membrane protein.), translating into MAKRILRLMTELSSRKSISRIMGHFSHSRISRYVIPMFIRNYQIPVSEAEKNIDEYHSLNAFFTRRLKPGMRPIDSQEHSLSSPVDARITAMGTISSGTILNVKGQNYTVEEILHHSPHLELYKHGYVFVLYLSPTDYHRIHSPVTGVKRESEHIKGRVYPVNDFGMTHMPYVLCRNERLITYIQHSLGEVAVVKVGAMNVSSIQYTDESVNKWNKGDDLAYFEFGSTVVLLIENGTFTPREDLKPGDSVRMGQSLGELHSSKQKGNI
- a CDS encoding WIAG-tail domain, producing MKKKVKNNPSKVSKRLYYVDNPEIQELDLMSRSNRSEEKKKEANINSLATEVPIYDVHTDAALSITPTPNFESLNDIDELEAEINKEIDKDVNIEAVDYLERIMAEKKMPSSPHAFIYTDDLSYAAVTGDKIAARAIDSSKLQLGIIESEHMADYAVTHIQLADGSVNSSKIALDSIREDHIADSAITGEKIRDRSIDEDKMMDGSITSVKLADKSIDASKIADGSISLRHLSRLFISSEMLQDQSVTTSKIASSSIHDHHLMNDSITTSKLSEGAVTSSKIRTGEITGDKLKDKTIEGRHLSKRSVTAEHIAYEAIGKEQLASKIVGSGHIAPDSIESIHLQQGAVTSEILAHNAITALHLAEVILSGNQIGPGEVTNRHIADQSIGSTKLAEQSVSTNHIVEQTITASKIADQSILPQKIVNEAVMARHIAKSAIQEIHVGPNVINTGHIRPRAIRGEHIDVASIAKLHLEDHAVTSDKIDHYSIESRHISDDTVGTRHVQEGAITNEKLADKSVTFAKISSGAIGSQAIEDQAVISKHIAPKTVTNEHIAINSIGSTELQKNAVHSFHIADNTISSQHLQDGSVDSVNLKDRSVTEGKLSWGSVKTEQLGHGIVFSQHLGDYAVTSLKLSPESVSTDKIQDLSVTSSKFADGCISSAKIASEAILTEHISKGAVGNNALAKGAVTETSISASAVSSVVLQDGAVTQAKLSAESVGSSELQLGAVAEEHIQGESIQEWHIAPDAVRSRHLAASSVGRKELQDGAVTAAKLDAEAVGSSALRAGAVTSEHIQAESVQEWHIAPGAIGRSRLPASVVGSEEIQDGAVTESKIDVEAVGSTALKAGAVTSKHLQTESVKEWHIAPGVIGANHLATSTVDSAKLQDGAVTASKLGAEAVGSSALQLGSVAQEHIQAESVQEWHIAPGAVRSSHLAASSVGRKELQDGTVTSAKLDAEAVGSAELKAGAITSKHLQTESVQEWHIAPNTVRSSHLAASSVGSKELQDGVVTAAKLDAEAVGSEALKAGAVTSEHLQSDSVKEWHIATEAIGTRHLAPESVGSEKLKAGAVTSEHLQAESVQEWHIAPGIIGTNHIATSAIGSVALQDGAVTAAKLGAEAVGSSALQLGAVTEEHLQAESVQEWHIAEDAVRNSHLAASSVGSEELQDGSVTAAKLDAEAVGSEALKAGAVTLKHLQAESVQGWHIAPRAIGRSHLPASVVGHEELQDGAVTATKLEAEAVGSAALKAGAVTSEHLQTESVHEWHIAPGIIGTNHIATSAIGSALLQDGAVTAAKLGAESVGSSALQSGAVAEEHLQADSVQEWHIAEGAVRSSHLAASSVGSEELQDGSITAAKLDAEAVGSKALKAGAVTSEHIQAASVQEWHIAPGVIGTNHIATSAVSSASLQDGAITASKIGAESVGIKALQAETVASKHIRALSVQEWHIAPGAIGTNHIAASAVGSTALQVGAVATENLQAESVQGWHLAQGAVGMDHVQEAAIQGTHLSSNAVNFEHLAFKPVYSRSEKPSLQQYGMTPFMFNDEESSIVVPVSLEEPFINIHYVIVAMCNHPDFYASLKSQEVDYAILEVIRRPEGSQSMGFLSWIAVGTAP